In bacterium, one DNA window encodes the following:
- the istA gene encoding IS21 family transposase: protein MANILKMDKTILIEQLLKLGWSYRQIERETGIRRETIAKYDPRRSKPAKVPTECPALIENRPKCPPGEFDVVSPPQLPVHLPTRVSNAAIYAEQITQKLEVGLTAQRIYQDLVADFAFKGSYDCIKRFVRKFKKRTPHLVGHMHVLPGEEAQVDFGRGAPVLKNGRYQRPWFFKMVLSYSRHSYEEVVWKQDVETFIRCHEHAFTEFGGVPAVIRYDNLKSGVLDANLFEPELYPLYAEFAKHTGFVPLPCLPRKPEHKGKTESGVGYTKDNALKGLKFESLEAENAHLRNWNKNVARTRIHGTTKRQVWAVFINEEKPALKPLPAMAFVYFQIGQRTVLDDGHIEVKGAYYSVSHKLIGQRVQVRFNAETVKVLLKDQVVAFHRTIESGRFSTNKEHLPEGFCRTMEETKRYLLSRLAEIGPHCQKAGQEIILARGQLGFRAIRGILQLYKKYSADTLEQACYQAQQIHSVRYHTIKALCENRQYDLDLDDGRTAFLQHHEIIRPPQDYQHYAQALQQLTEKGD from the coding sequence ATGGCCAACATACTGAAGATGGACAAGACTATTTTAATCGAACAATTACTGAAGCTTGGCTGGTCCTACCGCCAGATCGAAAGAGAAACCGGCATCCGTCGCGAGACCATAGCCAAGTATGATCCACGGCGTTCAAAACCGGCCAAAGTGCCCACCGAGTGTCCGGCTTTAATTGAAAACCGGCCAAAGTGCCCGCCGGGCGAATTCGACGTAGTCTCACCCCCGCAACTACCTGTCCATTTACCCACCAGAGTCAGCAATGCGGCCATCTATGCAGAGCAAATCACCCAAAAGCTTGAAGTGGGTCTCACCGCACAACGCATCTACCAGGACCTTGTAGCCGACTTTGCATTCAAAGGATCATATGACTGCATAAAGCGCTTCGTGCGTAAGTTCAAGAAGCGTACGCCTCATCTTGTTGGTCATATGCACGTCTTACCCGGTGAGGAGGCGCAAGTCGACTTTGGCCGCGGCGCACCTGTTCTGAAAAACGGCCGCTACCAACGTCCGTGGTTTTTCAAAATGGTGCTTTCCTATTCCCGCCACTCCTATGAGGAAGTGGTATGGAAACAGGACGTTGAGACTTTCATCCGCTGCCACGAGCATGCCTTTACCGAATTTGGCGGGGTGCCAGCCGTGATCCGCTACGACAATCTTAAAAGCGGTGTTTTGGATGCCAATCTCTTTGAACCCGAGCTATATCCCTTATACGCTGAATTTGCCAAACATACCGGTTTTGTGCCGTTGCCCTGTTTGCCCCGAAAGCCGGAGCATAAGGGAAAAACAGAATCCGGCGTCGGCTACACCAAAGACAATGCGCTTAAAGGACTGAAATTTGAATCGCTTGAAGCCGAGAATGCCCATCTGCGAAACTGGAATAAAAATGTGGCGCGTACCCGGATTCACGGTACCACCAAACGTCAAGTCTGGGCGGTTTTCATCAACGAAGAAAAACCTGCTTTAAAGCCCTTGCCGGCAATGGCATTTGTCTATTTCCAGATCGGACAGCGCACTGTCCTTGACGATGGCCATATCGAAGTCAAAGGCGCCTATTACTCGGTCTCCCACAAATTGATCGGGCAAAGGGTCCAAGTCCGCTTCAATGCTGAAACAGTGAAAGTTCTGCTCAAAGATCAGGTCGTGGCGTTTCATCGCACTATCGAATCGGGGCGTTTCAGCACCAATAAAGAACACCTGCCCGAGGGATTTTGCCGCACCATGGAAGAGACCAAGCGGTATCTGCTATCCCGGCTGGCCGAGATCGGCCCGCATTGTCAAAAGGCAGGACAAGAGATTATCCTGGCCAGAGGTCAACTGGGCTTCCGCGCCATCCGTGGCATCCTGCAGCTCTATAAGAAATACTCCGCCGATACTCTGGAGCAAGCCTGTTATCAAGCCCAGCAAATTCACTCCGTGCGCTATCATACGATCAAAGCGCTGTGCGAAAACCGGCAGTACGACCTTGACCTGGACGATGGCAGGACTGCTTTCCTGCAACACCATGAAATCATTCGGCCGCCGCAAGATTATCAGCATTACGCACAAGCCCTGCAGCAGCTCACCGAAAAAGGAGATTAG
- a CDS encoding 3'-5' exonuclease — translation MAEMIPESISANSEATAGEKRIFRLLQDALTPDEDFLVWYEPKIIDRYSDFIIFSQRFGLIAVEVKDWVISNIKEFNPRIFKGIFHGVEKEVANPVAQARDVATRIMELLRSISSLVHLEGEFRNKLKFPVGHCAILANISRAQAQEKGLLSNAQILGDFQTLFSDDISFDVDDKEQCREFITKLKKTFTVKYYFEPLTYNDLNALRFAIFPEVRVNVSKIRKLRTAEDEELLKTLDLQQERTAKSLGEGHRILKGVAGSGKTLVLACRVKYLKQIHPRWRILVVCFNISLRQYLRQLIQVSGNSGTVNNDIDIFHFHGLVKELTNANLTKLPDESEDEYDIRVGRILIGAIAEGRIKKGIYDAILIDEGQDFTTEWMQGLSQLLNENSDSLLFCYDPAQNVFGKRKPNWKTAGFKVQGKKPSELKKSYRNTVEILSIATKLGRIDAQAKQNTDDIIDCTLFPEIATKRHGELPVLKYFQDDESLVDFILDEIGKYIEQKECTFADIGVLYTDWKVLPPLFLDKFEKVFGADKCYWVTRDRESKINLDISSNDVKLLTLESCKGLEFRIVFFSGLEDLPKRTRDEESQRSLAYVGLTRAQDVLYVTALRKSGYVEELDNILASMKPSEYLPR, via the coding sequence ATGGCAGAGATGATTCCAGAAAGCATTAGCGCAAACTCCGAGGCAACTGCAGGGGAAAAACGTATATTTAGACTTCTACAAGACGCCCTCACACCAGATGAAGATTTCCTCGTTTGGTATGAGCCTAAAATCATCGACAGGTATAGCGACTTTATCATTTTCTCCCAACGATTTGGATTAATAGCAGTCGAGGTCAAAGACTGGGTCATATCCAATATTAAGGAATTCAATCCACGCATTTTTAAGGGAATTTTCCACGGCGTAGAGAAAGAAGTTGCCAATCCCGTGGCTCAGGCAAGAGATGTCGCTACAAGAATCATGGAATTATTGAGAAGCATATCGTCACTCGTCCATCTCGAAGGTGAATTCCGCAATAAGTTAAAATTTCCGGTAGGTCATTGTGCCATACTTGCTAATATTTCAAGAGCGCAGGCACAGGAGAAGGGATTACTCTCCAACGCACAAATTTTAGGTGATTTTCAGACCTTATTTAGCGATGATATAAGCTTTGATGTTGATGATAAGGAGCAGTGCCGGGAATTTATTACAAAACTGAAGAAAACATTCACAGTGAAATATTATTTTGAACCTTTAACATATAATGATTTAAATGCATTACGTTTTGCGATATTCCCTGAAGTCCGGGTCAATGTAAGTAAAATTAGGAAGCTCAGAACTGCTGAAGATGAAGAATTATTAAAGACGTTGGATCTTCAACAAGAGAGAACTGCAAAGAGTTTAGGAGAAGGCCATCGAATCTTGAAAGGGGTTGCTGGAAGCGGCAAGACCCTCGTATTGGCCTGCAGGGTTAAGTACTTAAAACAAATCCACCCACGCTGGCGAATCCTTGTCGTTTGCTTCAATATTTCATTGAGACAATACCTTCGGCAACTAATACAGGTTTCCGGCAATTCGGGCACAGTAAATAATGATATTGATATTTTTCATTTTCATGGATTAGTTAAAGAATTGACCAACGCTAATTTAACCAAGCTTCCGGATGAATCAGAAGATGAATATGATATTCGGGTTGGTAGAATTTTGATAGGTGCGATAGCTGAGGGTCGTATTAAGAAAGGCATCTATGACGCAATATTGATTGATGAAGGTCAAGATTTTACGACTGAATGGATGCAGGGTTTATCTCAGCTGTTAAATGAGAATTCAGATAGTCTACTATTTTGCTACGATCCAGCTCAAAACGTATTTGGGAAACGAAAGCCGAATTGGAAAACTGCTGGTTTCAAAGTCCAGGGCAAAAAACCCTCTGAACTAAAAAAGAGTTATCGCAATACTGTGGAGATTTTAAGTATCGCTACCAAATTAGGCAGGATCGATGCGCAAGCGAAACAGAATACAGATGATATTATTGATTGTACTTTGTTTCCCGAAATAGCCACTAAGAGGCATGGGGAATTGCCAGTTCTAAAGTATTTTCAAGATGATGAAAGCCTCGTTGATTTCATATTGGACGAAATTGGCAAATATATAGAACAAAAAGAGTGCACTTTCGCTGATATTGGAGTTCTATATACTGATTGGAAAGTATTACCTCCTCTTTTCCTCGATAAATTCGAAAAAGTTTTTGGAGCTGATAAGTGCTATTGGGTTACACGTGATAGAGAAAGCAAAATCAACCTCGATATCTCCTCCAATGATGTTAAACTACTTACTCTAGAATCATGCAAAGGCCTGGAATTTAGAATCGTGTTTTTTTCTGGTCTTGAAGATTTACCCAAGAGAACTCGCGATGAGGAGTCACAGAGGAGCCTTGCCTATGTTGGACTTACCAGGGCCCAAGATGTCTTATACGTTACTGCATTGCGAAAGTCCGGGTATGTCGAAGAACTTGATAATATTCTCGCATCAATGAAACCATCAGAATATTTGCCTCGGTAA
- the istB gene encoding IS21-like element helper ATPase IstB, with protein MEQILYQLKMIRLSGMANGLPIRLQEAQANDLSYLDFLTNLLKDELLKRQERLLNRRLKSAKLPELKTLDTFDFSFNPAIRKKNIMDLAACRFIQNNEPVILLGPPGVGKTHLAIGLAIAAVEKGFTVIYRSIFDLAEELAEATALGQRKQMIHDLVKPDLLVVDEFGMRNLAPTAAEDLLEIIHRRYRHGSTLIATNRPLEDWGKLLGDNAATSAILDRMMHTVHMIMITGRSYRLKHADEKEQKELDNESKKE; from the coding sequence ATGGAACAGATCCTCTACCAGCTCAAGATGATCCGCCTCTCCGGCATGGCCAATGGCTTACCCATCCGCTTGCAGGAGGCGCAGGCCAACGACCTCTCGTATCTGGATTTTCTCACCAATCTGCTGAAAGATGAACTCCTTAAACGGCAAGAACGGCTCTTGAACCGAAGGCTGAAATCGGCCAAATTGCCTGAGCTCAAAACCCTGGACACCTTTGACTTTTCCTTTAACCCGGCCATCCGCAAGAAAAACATCATGGATTTGGCCGCTTGCCGCTTTATCCAAAATAACGAACCGGTCATCCTTCTTGGCCCGCCAGGAGTCGGTAAAACTCATCTCGCCATCGGCCTGGCTATTGCCGCTGTGGAAAAAGGCTTTACGGTCATCTACCGCTCTATCTTTGATCTGGCTGAGGAACTCGCTGAAGCCACCGCTCTGGGCCAGCGCAAACAGATGATCCATGATTTGGTCAAACCCGATTTGTTGGTCGTCGATGAATTTGGCATGCGCAATCTCGCTCCCACCGCAGCCGAAGATCTGCTCGAAATTATCCATCGCCGCTATCGCCACGGATCCACCCTGATCGCCACCAACCGCCCCCTGGAAGATTGGGGAAAACTCCTCGGGGATAATGCCGCAACTTCTGCCATCCTCGACCGCATGATGCACACCGTCCATATGATCATGATTACTGGCCGTAGCTATCGATTGAAACACGCAGATGAGAAAGAACAAAAAGAACTTGATAATGAATCAAAAAAAGAATAA
- a CDS encoding HNH endonuclease: MTEVVKRGYIGLTDPDWYDYLSNHPHLDEVNFWQPHGNRAFRAIEPGEMFFFKLRAPFKRIAGFGFFERYESLPAWLAWESFGEMNGAPDFESMVDRIIRLRGDNGSRSGDFQIGCIMVTAPVFFPEDDWIKPPNNWAATGIQQGKRYDLLSGEGYRIFHECMERAEHSERYWNVDHVADDAPRYGEPLLVRPRLGQGIFSLEVRDAYRGACAVTGEHSGPVLEASHIVPYGRGGKHTIDNGLLLRSDLHRLFDRGYVTVTPEYKFRVGERLRQEFNNGRSYYGLNDLTIFIPEREAWQPKREYLEWHLIELFKG; this comes from the coding sequence ATGACAGAGGTAGTTAAGAGAGGTTACATAGGTCTCACGGATCCAGATTGGTATGACTATCTATCCAACCATCCTCATCTGGATGAAGTGAATTTCTGGCAACCACATGGCAACCGTGCATTTAGAGCCATCGAGCCTGGCGAGATGTTCTTCTTCAAACTGAGGGCACCATTCAAGAGAATAGCTGGATTTGGTTTTTTCGAGCGTTATGAATCTCTCCCCGCTTGGCTTGCCTGGGAAAGCTTTGGCGAGATGAATGGCGCCCCCGACTTCGAATCCATGGTTGACCGGATTATCCGTCTTAGGGGTGACAATGGTTCACGTTCGGGTGATTTCCAGATTGGCTGTATTATGGTCACAGCTCCTGTCTTTTTCCCAGAAGATGATTGGATTAAGCCGCCCAATAATTGGGCTGCCACCGGCATACAACAGGGCAAGAGGTACGATTTGCTTTCTGGTGAGGGATATCGCATATTTCATGAATGCATGGAGCGGGCCGAACATAGTGAGCGCTATTGGAACGTAGACCATGTTGCAGACGATGCACCTCGATACGGTGAGCCCCTATTGGTTCGTCCAAGACTTGGGCAGGGGATATTCAGTCTAGAGGTCCGTGATGCCTATCGTGGCGCATGTGCGGTCACCGGTGAACATTCCGGACCCGTACTAGAAGCATCTCACATTGTCCCATATGGCCGGGGTGGAAAACATACTATTGACAATGGACTTCTGCTTAGAAGCGATCTACATCGCTTGTTCGACCGAGGATATGTTACTGTAACACCAGAATATAAATTTCGAGTGGGTGAAAGGCTTCGCCAAGAGTTCAACAATGGTAGAAGCTATTATGGTCTTAATGATTTGACGATATTCATTCCAGAGCGAGAAGCCTGGCAACCGAAGCGTGAGTATCTTGAATGGCATCTGATAGAATTGTTCAAGGGTTAA